The genomic window GCCTGCCTTCCGGGATGGaaatgacgacgacgaaacGATCAAATGGAACTCGAAAAGTTACATTGACGGGTGGACAAAACTGGTGTTTTCTACGCGAGGGGATGAGCATTGTACGAGGGGAGGGACATAAGCCGACGCATTCTAGATGGCCGCGGCGCAAGCAAGAGGGATAAGCATTTGCATTTGTTTGAGATGAGAGGAGCATTGGGAACATGGAACAAGGCGTTGAGAGGATGAAGCATTTTATATGGGTTTGTTTTTATGTCTGTTGAGCGATGGAAAAGCCCATTGGCACCTCGCAAGTGGACGGGTTTCTTATATGGAAAATACCCCAGCGGCGATTTGAGACGGACCATGACCATTGAGGACTTGCTCTGTCCAGGCTGGGAAGTTGAGTTGAATGATATATATCTGTTCACAATATTGGCTCTTTAACGTTGTGACGTGTTGTGTGATTGGCTGAgtttggtggtgatggtagAGATTCCACTACACCGTACAAGCAACTCGATATTAATATTTCACGATATTTGATTGGCACCGCACAGTCGGGCTATGTGCAATAGGCTGTAGATCCATTAATATGGATATCACTTTGGAATCACACCTCTGCATCTCTTTCTAAGTACGTGCTCCATCGCTGACACTTTGGAATCACTCCGCATTATCACACTTGGCACACACACAGATCGGGGGTAATGACGCGCAGGAGAGCTGAAACGAAACAAGACATGACGTTTCCGTTTCCGGGTCTAGCTCTCACATGCCAGGTCAGCCCTGTAATACGTAACGTTGATTTACGCGAGCGAGGCACATACATAATCAGCGTCTCGTTGTTATCAATCATTGCGAGCTCCCGCGCGCGGTTTCACGATACATCAGAAACTGGAGGGGtaagaaaaaagagggtACGTACCTTCCCGTGGGGCCGACCCGCTCTGAATCAGCGGCATGTAATCGACATGGCACCACTTGTAGCGCAGAGCACGTGCGCGCTGTTGGTAGCGAAGCCGGTTTGTCTTTGAGGGGAATTATAGGGTAGTGCATTGGGATCGTATCATGTTGGGGCAAAAGATGAAATAGGTCGTGCCATTGGGGTGCAGAGTTGCGAGGTTGGATTTGTGCTGTCGGCATTTGAACGGGATACGGTGGGATACTGCAGATGCAATGATGTTGGAGGCATAATGCAAGATACAGCAAAGATTCCACAGAGCAACACACCGCTGTATCAACTATTGAAGCCGTAGACATTAATTGTCACAGATCAACTAATCCGAGACGGATAACCCGTCGAATGGCAGCAGTTCTTTCCATCTATTTCCGCAATTCCGAGATTTCGCTCTCTTCTCTAGGGTAACGTCCGGAACTCTAACCTGATTCGGAACTTAACATCCGCATTTCTTTCGCTGATCAATCCTGACACAAGCGGCCGGGAGCCCCACTTCATCGCCGGTCGACACAAATTTCACGGCGGCGGTAAGGCACGGAGCCTGTCTACACTCCGGGCAATGCCCGCGCTAGCATGACAAACCAGGGCCGAGTAACCGCGCGCGACGCTCGCAATTCTCCCGAGACCTGCATTAGTCAGGTCTTTGCAAAAAAGTCAAGGTGGGGGGTCCTTTGCTTTGCGACATTCCGTCAGGGTCTTGATGTGTTGTGACATTTGGCGGGGCTGGAGGAGGGGTTTGTTGGTGAACGAGTCGGTGGAGAGATTGGTATATATTCGACGTGTTTCCTCTTGAATTgcttctcttttctctctcgaCAGACTCATTCAACTTCTACAAAGCTTCTACTACTTACACCTTCAACTCCAAAACCACAAACCAACCTTCACAATGGCTGCCAAGCTCTCCgccgacctcctcctccagctggccaagaaccGCCGCACCTACTACGCCCTCTCCAAGGACCTCCCCGTGACTGCCCAGCGCATCCAGgagattgtcaaggagaCCACCCTCCAGACCCCCTCCGCCTTCAACTCCCAGACCAAccgcctcgtcgtcctcttcgGCGCCGAGCACGACAAGCTCTGGGACATCACCTCTGACtccctcaaggccatcgtccCCCCTGAAGCCTGGGAGACCACCGCCAACCGCATCGCCGGCTTCAAGGGCGCCGCCGGAaccgtcctcttcttcaccgaCCTCACCGTCCAGGAGAGCTTCCAGGCCAAGTTCGCCATCTACGCCGACCGCTTCCCCCCCTGGGCCCAGCAGACCAACGCCATCCAGCAGTACCTCCTCTGGActgccctcgaggccgagggtcTGGGCGCCAACCTCCAGCACTACAACCCCCTGATCGACGAGAAGGTCACCGAGGCCTGGAAGCTGCCCGCCACCTGGCAGCTCAACGCCCAGCTCGTCTTCGGCGCCAAGGCCGGCGAGGCTGGTGAGAAGGAGTATGCTCCTGTCGAGGAGCGTGTCAAGGTCTTTGGTGCCTGAATACGCCCGGACCAGAGAGCCATGAAGCTATGATTAATCATGGGAGAAAGCGTTTTTGGAATTGCATTTAGCGGTAGACTACTAGAAGCTTGAAATGAGCCGGCATTGCATAGTCTAGACTTTACGAATAAACCATTAAGAACTATACCTGTGCATAAGTGCGATATATCTGTCTTACTATCGAGCTTGCTAACTGGCTGTTTACTAGACGGCTACCAACTAGCTCTCGCAAGTCCCATCGACCATAAGCACTTATTCAACATAAGCAATTGACTTGGCACCAAATTGTAATACAATTATACATTTCTAGATATCCAATGCTGACATCATGTGCCGCCTTTTACTTTTGTTTATACAATGTCTCACTCAATCACTCGTCCTAGTGCTTGGCCCATCTTGACCGTCTGTCCCTTCTCTACAGCCCATGCCCAGCCTCTTCGCTCCTTGTGCTCATCCGTCTTTTCTGCTGGTGCCTCAAATACTAGTACAATCGTGCTTCCTAATTGGAAACCACCCATCTCCTCACCACGTCGAAGTGCGTGGCCTCGGAGAACGGGACTGGCTGCCTCGTAAGTTGCCTCAGCAAAGCCCAGATAGGGTTCACCACGCTTGGCCGCCTCCTCAGCTGCCCGGTCGGCCGCCGTGTCCGTCAACAGGCTGTTTGTCCGAAGTTCcttgtcaaagttgatgacAATGGAACCCACATTGGTTGCACCAACTGGGACGTAGCTGAAGAAACCCCAGCGCCACCGACCCAGAAGCACCACACGTTCGTTGAGAGTGAAGAGACCAGGGAGGGTTCGCTGAAGATAAGGGGACACACTGTACAGCTCTCCGGCAAAGTGACGACGTCGGTCAACAACCCAGTTGGTGGGAGAGTGGAATCGGTGGTAGTCGCCGGGAGCCAAGTAGATGACTGCATAGTAGAGAGAAGTTGCCTTGTCGTGGGAGAGGACATCGTACCAGGGCCGCTCACCCAGGGCAAGTTCAGCCCGAACCTCGGACTCAACACCAGGAGATGCGGGCATAGCCTGGTCCTTGTCTGAGGGGCCCTGCTTTCCGGCACCAGAGAGAAGGTCAGGCAGTGTGTACGCGATTCCATTGACCTGGGCAAACTCCTCATCCTGCTTCACAAGTTCTTCGCTGTCCGAAATTTCGGTGAGTGTTCGTTCGTCGtccgaagacgacgaagacgacgaagacgacagGCTCGAGATGCTGGGGGCAGGTGTGTTCTTTCCAAGAAGAGCGTCGATACTATAGGTCATACCCTTGACCTGCTCAATGTCACCGCCTTCGATTTGGCCAAATTGAAGAACCTTTCCGTCGGACGGGCAGAGCAGGGTGTGGGGGTTAGGGTCGAGAGGACGAGCACCGGGCTTGAGACGACGGTAGAAGAAGGATGCGAGGTTGGGATATACGTGAAGGTCGGGTTCGGCAACTTCGTCGAGGCTGTACACGTCAGTATAAGTTTTGCAAGATATGGGCCGATATGGGAGACCGACTTTACACCAAAGACGAGCGAATAAAGCTTGAAGCCGGGAACTCGAAGATAATAGGGAAGGGTCAATTCATTGAACCTGCCCCAAAGCCTGGAGATAGCCTTGAGAGGCAGAGTCGACATGACCTGGACTTGCCTGGAGCCGAATTAGcattgagggcatcgaggtGGGATAGGGGCGGTGATGGGAATTGCGTACCAAGGACCATCAGGACGCACTCTAGGCCGCCTCTTGGGGGCTTTGGTGCTCTCCTGGCCATCCTCAATCTCTCGCCGCTCCTTCTCTCTAGAAGAGACCTTATAGAACTGGACGAGGCCTAGAAATCCGATACCCAGACCGACAGGGATCCGGTACCATTGGATTTTGGTGTTTCGCATGGCCTCGCCGAGGCGCTGTGAAAATCTCGGTCTCTTGCCCGAATTGGAGGCAAAGGTGCGGATGGAGGATAGTGAGGGCCTTGGCAGGCATCGCGACCTTGTCGTCGAGTTGAGAAACATGTGTCGAGAGGCAGACGGTGAGAAGCAGTTTGCGCAGCGAGAGCGCGCGTAGAACGAGCAGCGGAGCATGTGACTGCCGACCTGGGAGGAGCCAGGCCCAAGGGTTGGtgccatggcggcggcggcgaacGAACGGACGGATCCCGTTCTTTAATTGCACGCTTTGATTGCGCAATGCGCGATGCGGTTGATAGGGGGGATAAAAGGCCCTCTTCTAGATGAGATGGACTCAGGATTGACGTCAAGAGGACAATGACGCTGAGTTGAGGCTGTTCCTGTTCAGCCGTTAGCCGCACCCTCAGCTTTGTCTCGTGGGTGGGCGGGCTGCAGCTTCGGATGCAAGAGGCGCCGATATCCCGAGGGAGGAGTTGAGCTCTGTCACTCTCTCACTCAAACGTTGGACTCTGGACTTTGGGGACAAGCGGGAGACGGAAGGAAGGGACGAGCACAAACGGGCAGGACCGCAGGGGCCGATCCCAGCCTGGGCCAATCATGAGCCCGCCCCATCAACGGGAAGGTGGCCAGAGCTCAGAAGCGACTGCACAGAAGGACAGAAAGAACACCTGAAAAAAAAGGTACGTACCGACACCGCAACTGTGCCTGTCGCAGGTTGGCAGCACTGGCTCCATCCATTACAAGGCTCCAAAAGGCCACCTACCCTGACCACCGACGTCCGTCCATGTTGATGAACGGGGGGAGTATCACATCTTTCACCTCTCTTTCCTTCTCCCATCGATTTTATCGCCTCTCCAGGGGCATATATCGAGTCTCTGGCACTTGCTTCAGCTTCGTCTCATTCCTTTTTCGCGCCCTTGTCCAATATACCCCATTGCTTTTGTATCCGTCTCCAGATCCATTTGTTGGACATGCGACCCGACCCGTGTTAGTAAGACGATACCTCTGCGACCCGACGTCAGTCAACAAGTCGGTGCTTTTTCTCAACCAAGCTTGACGCGAACACCTTCATACgtagccgcagccgcagccacGGCAAGGGCGGGGACTCCAAGCACCCAACTCTCGATAACCGAATTatccatctccttgcttcatcttcgtcatcccTGATCCTTCAACTCTTCGCCCCCGAAGCTCTTCCTCCCCGTGCTTACCAACCCCGAAGCTATAGCCTGGTGTGGCATGCTCGCAgcttgcccatcatggcttccaagCCCCCCACTGCTCGTCCCAACGACGAGGGACCGGATGATGCCTCTTCAGGCTCCTCAGTAGACGACCAGACCGTCAACCTGCAGGTCGTGTCGCCTTCGGTCGGCGTGAATCGACCTTTGCTGTTCCCCGGTATCGCTGCCAACACCACCGTTAAGCAACTCAAGGAAAGGATTCGCCAGACTCTGCCCTTGCGACCTCCGGACGAACATCAGCGACTCATTCATCGTGGACGTGCTATTGTTCGCGAGTCAGATACCTTGTTGGACATCTTCGGTGCCGATGCGGTAAGTTGCTTCGATACCGGACTTCAATTGCCCCCCATCTACACTTTTGCTAACTGGCACCTCGTCTTTGCAGCTCCGTACCCCCGAACAACAGACCATTCATCTTGTCATTAGGGATACCCGAGATAGTCAATCATCTACTCCGACAGTGCCTCCCGTCaccgctcccgctcccgctcccgctccagctccagctccagctcgcGGCCCCAGCCCGGCTGCTTCCGCTCCCCCAACAAACGTCCCCCGCCAGCATGTTCAACATGCCCACGGCCATGCCTTTGGGTACCAGACTGCGCCAGGTTTCACTTGGAGACATTCGATGCCCCCGACCTCAAACCCGTTTCCTCAGCCGCGCATGCCGTCGCCGTCACCGTCTCACACGCCCGAGCAAGCCGCGGCctttcaacatcatcaccagaaCATGACTCAGTGGTTGAACAATATCCAGCGAGAAGCTATGGCGAGGGCATTGAATCAGAATCAGCGGACCAGAGCTCAGATGGGCATGCGCGGCGTTGGGGACACCGCAGCTGGGAATGCTCCTGCAGGCGACAATAGCGGTCGAGCGAGCCCTGCTCCAGGTCACACCATATACCGCGAGCATGTAGGACCCAACGGACACACTTACCAAGTTGAGACTGTCGTTCGCACCTCGGGACAAGGCAATGCAGGTGGAGCTATGACTCCGGCAGATGTTCAGAACATCATTCGAAATGCCGATGTCAATCAAGCAACACTGGCAATGACGAGCGCAATGCAGCGCAGCGCTTCAAGCACCTCTCTTTACAACCGCTCTTTGGCACAACCTGGTGTGACCACGCCAGTTTACCCTACCCCCAGCTCAATGGCTGGTAGCGGAAGAGGAACTCCGGACCAGTCGGCTGCTCGACTCACCACTGGGGCTCCTGGAAGCTCACAGTCAAGACCAGGTTCCGAAGTATACATCCTGTCATCGCCTGAAGGACCACGAGCattgctcttcaacaacgCGGGGGCTGAGACTTACTATACTCCGCGGCTTCGAGGTCAAGCGAGTTTCCCGCAACTTCGAACCCCTTCTACACTTAGTGCTATTCACGATGTTCAAAATCAGATGCGAGCAaggcatcaccaccaccatcatcaccatcatctgCGTCCTCATGCGGCACCACAGCCACTGTCTCAAATCCAGCCTCAAGTGCCGCCTCAACCCCAGCCGCagcttcaacaacagcagcaacaacaatatgtgcctcctcctcagcaggaCCAAGCGCGCCAGGACCAAGGCCAAAATCAGGCACAAGTTCAACAGGACCAAATGGCAGCTGTGGCCCCCTTGATGCATCGTGGCAACCCTCCTGCAGCAGCGCTTCCACCTCTGCTAATGCAGCTTTGGCCGCAGATGTGGCTTCTGTTCCGGCTCACCCTATTTGTCTGGTTCTTCACTTCTCCCACTGCAAGTTGGTCGAGATGGTTCACCATCATTACCATTGCAGTGCTCATCTTTGTTATCAGCACAGGTGTTTTGAATGGTATTCCGGATCATATTTGGCGACCTCTGGGACGGCATTTGGAGAATCTGATTCCCATGGAGCAACCAAGGCGCCCACGCGCAGACCCGCAAGGAGCTCCACAGAGAGGCGGTGACCAGAATGGCCGGGCTCGACAAGAGC from Fusarium keratoplasticum isolate Fu6.1 chromosome 10, whole genome shotgun sequence includes these protein-coding regions:
- a CDS encoding Nitroreductase domain-containing protein — its product is MAAKLSADLLLQLAKNRRTYYALSKDLPVTAQRIQEIVKETTLQTPSAFNSQTNRLVVLFGAEHDKLWDITSDSLKAIVPPEAWETTANRIAGFKGAAGTVLFFTDLTVQESFQAKFAIYADRFPPWAQQTNAIQQYLLWTALEAEGLGANLQHYNPLIDEKVTEAWKLPATWQLNAQLVFGAKAGEAGEKEYAPVEERVKVFGA
- a CDS encoding Phosphatidylserine decarboxylase proenzyme 1, mitochondrial encodes the protein MAPTLGPGSSQVGSHMLRCSFYARSRCANCFSPSASRHMFLNSTTRSRCLPRPSLSSIRTFASNSGKRPRFSQRLGEAMRNTKIQWYRIPVGLGIGFLGLVQFYKVSSREKERREIEDGQESTKAPKRRPRVRPDGPWQVQVMSTLPLKAISRLWGRFNELTLPYYLRVPGFKLYSLVFGVNLDEVAEPDLHVYPNLASFFYRRLKPGARPLDPNPHTLLCPSDGKVLQFGQIEGGDIEQVKGMTYSIDALLGKNTPAPSISSLSSSSSSSSSDDERTLTEISDSEELVKQDEEFAQVNGIAYTLPDLLSGAGKQGPSDKDQAMPASPGVESEVRAELALGERPWYDVLSHDKATSLYYAVIYLAPGDYHRFHSPTNWVVDRRRHFAGELYSVSPYLQRTLPGLFTLNERVVLLGRWRWGFFSYVPVGATNVGSIVINFDKELRTNSLLTDTAADRAAEEAAKRGEPYLGFAEATYEAASPVLRGHALRRGEEMGGFQLGSTIVLVFEAPAEKTDEHKERRGWAWAVEKGQTVKMGQALGRVIE